Proteins encoded together in one Peribacillus asahii window:
- the flhB gene encoding flagellar biosynthesis protein FlhB codes for MNELRLDLQFFAGEKTEKATPKKRQDSRKKGQVAKSQDINTAINLLAVFGVLVITGPFMYEQIFGLMREFLQNMMLESVTEENIQVMVYEILKMMVLTLAPVFVTAMIAGMLANIMQVGFMFSTETIQFKLEKLDPIKGFKRIVSMRAMVELLKSILKISIIGFIAFFVLWNRMDEVMVLSHIPVSDALVLLADITIKMGLYAAVALFCIAILDYLYQKYDFEKNIRMSKQDIKDEHKNSEGDPLIKSKIKQKQRQMAMQRMMQEVPNADVVITNPTHFAIALKYDEQKSDAPLVVAKGVDFVAQKIKYIAKENDVIMVENRPLARALYDQTEVGQAIPEEFFKAIAEILAFVYKTKGKI; via the coding sequence GTGAACGAACTTCGGTTAGACTTGCAATTTTTCGCAGGAGAAAAAACAGAAAAAGCAACACCGAAAAAAAGGCAGGATTCTAGAAAAAAAGGGCAAGTTGCTAAAAGTCAAGATATAAATACCGCCATAAATTTACTCGCGGTGTTTGGAGTGCTTGTTATTACGGGGCCATTCATGTATGAACAGATTTTCGGCCTTATGCGAGAGTTTCTGCAAAATATGATGTTAGAAAGCGTGACAGAAGAAAATATTCAGGTGATGGTGTACGAAATATTGAAGATGATGGTCTTGACCCTTGCGCCTGTTTTTGTTACCGCTATGATTGCCGGGATGCTCGCGAATATCATGCAAGTTGGGTTTATGTTCTCAACAGAAACGATTCAATTTAAACTAGAAAAATTAGATCCGATTAAAGGATTTAAACGAATCGTCTCTATGCGAGCCATGGTGGAGTTATTAAAATCTATCTTAAAAATTTCGATTATCGGCTTTATCGCTTTTTTTGTGTTATGGAACCGTATGGATGAAGTGATGGTGCTTTCGCATATTCCCGTTAGTGATGCGCTTGTTTTGTTAGCGGATATTACGATTAAAATGGGATTATACGCCGCGGTTGCCTTGTTTTGTATTGCAATTCTTGATTATTTATATCAGAAATATGACTTTGAAAAAAACATTAGAATGTCCAAGCAGGATATTAAAGATGAACATAAAAATTCTGAAGGGGACCCGCTCATCAAGTCTAAAATTAAGCAAAAGCAACGGCAAATGGCGATGCAGCGTATGATGCAAGAAGTACCAAATGCTGATGTGGTTATTACGAACCCCACGCATTTTGCGATTGCTTTAAAATATGATGAACAAAAATCAGATGCTCCTCTTGTTGTAGCAAAGGGTGTCGATTTTGTCGCTCAGAAGATTAAATATATTGCAAAAGAAAATGATGTCATAATGGTTGAAAATCGCCCGTTAGCGCGAGCCTTATATGATCAAACAGAAGTCGGACAAGCGATACCGGAAGAGTTTTTTAAAGCAATAGCAGAAATACTTGCCTTCGTTTATAAAACGAAGGGGAAAATATAA
- a CDS encoding flagellar FlbD family protein: MADGSTSIIIIKVTRLNGKSFTVNALYIEAIESLPDTTITFTTGKKIVVREKEEEITQAIIQFYRAVNVLGFRHDVEG, encoded by the coding sequence TTGGCTGATGGGTCAACCTCAATCATCATTATTAAAGTAACCCGATTGAATGGTAAAAGTTTTACGGTAAACGCTTTATATATAGAAGCAATTGAATCGTTGCCAGATACGACGATTACGTTTACGACGGGGAAGAAGATTGTTGTACGCGAGAAGGAAGAAGAAATCACACAAGCTATTATTCAATTTTACCGTGCTGTGAATGTTCTCGGATTTCGTCATGACGTGGAGGGATAG
- the fliP gene encoding flagellar type III secretion system pore protein FliP (The bacterial flagellar biogenesis protein FliP forms a type III secretion system (T3SS)-type pore required for flagellar assembly.) produces MSEFMEFFNTSNPANVSTSVKLLLMLTVLSLAPSILILMTCFTRIIIVLGFVRTSLATQQMPPTQVLIGLAMFMSFFIMAPTFQEVNKQALTPLFEEKITLEEAYEKASIPFKEFMSEHTRQKDLALFLDYAQMDPPKSIQDIPLTALVPAFAISEMKTAFQIGFMIFIPFLVIDMIIASVLMSMGMMMLPPVMISLPFKILLFVLVDGWYLVVKSLLQSF; encoded by the coding sequence ATGAGTGAGTTTATGGAGTTTTTCAATACTAGTAATCCCGCTAATGTCTCTACTTCTGTCAAGCTCCTTTTAATGCTGACGGTTTTATCTCTTGCTCCGAGTATTTTAATTTTAATGACTTGTTTTACAAGAATTATTATTGTGCTGGGATTTGTGCGAACGTCTCTTGCAACACAGCAAATGCCGCCAACTCAAGTGTTGATTGGTCTTGCCATGTTTATGTCTTTCTTTATTATGGCTCCGACATTTCAAGAGGTGAATAAACAAGCACTTACCCCTCTATTTGAAGAAAAGATTACGTTAGAGGAAGCGTATGAGAAAGCGTCAATCCCATTTAAAGAATTTATGAGCGAGCATACGAGACAAAAGGACCTTGCACTTTTTCTTGATTACGCACAAATGGACCCGCCAAAATCTATTCAAGATATTCCATTGACAGCACTAGTACCCGCTTTTGCGATTAGTGAAATGAAGACGGCTTTTCAAATTGGATTTATGATTTTTATACCATTTCTTGTAATCGATATGATTATTGCCAGTGTTTTAATGTCGATGGGGATGATGATGTTACCGCCGGTCATGATTTCATTACCATTTAAGATTCTTCTCTTTGTGCTAGTAGATGGATGGTACTTAGTAGTCAAATCTTTATTACAAAGTTTTTAA
- the fliQ gene encoding flagellar biosynthesis protein FliQ, whose product MSADFVIDVAERGIYTILIVSGPLLLIALGVGLAISIFQATTQIQEQTLAFVPKIVAVLVGIVFLAPWMISHLISYTAEILGNLNRFVG is encoded by the coding sequence TTGAGTGCAGATTTTGTTATTGATGTAGCGGAACGAGGAATTTATACGATCTTGATTGTATCGGGGCCATTGTTATTAATTGCGCTAGGCGTTGGTTTAGCGATCAGTATTTTTCAGGCGACGACGCAAATTCAAGAACAAACACTTGCCTTTGTTCCAAAGATTGTTGCCGTTCTTGTCGGCATTGTTTTTTTAGCACCGTGGATGATTAGCCATTTAATTTCATATACTGCGGAAATACTTGGAAACTTGAATCGTTTTGTAGGTTAG
- a CDS encoding MinD/ParA family protein has product MMKDQAENLRQQLEDYQKKSMAKTLAVISGKGGVGKSNFSLNFAIALAKKGKRVLLFDMDIGMGNIDILIGRHSTYSIVDFFDRGLSLVDIMTAGPEQISIITGGTGLTNLFSLSEVNFSRFMEEFNELLNQYDYILFDMGAGITEDSVKFLLCVDELIVICTPEPTAVMDAYSVMKYLHSVNPELPFLLVCNRVLTIKEGQETITRIQNALRKFLRKEAIVLGCLPENRTVSNAVSRQVPFIEYDSGSDVSKALMNLVFRYNNHSFNEEWTLPKSNFLQNMKRYFLGR; this is encoded by the coding sequence ATGATGAAAGATCAAGCTGAAAATTTACGTCAGCAATTAGAGGATTATCAAAAGAAATCTATGGCGAAGACGCTAGCAGTCATTAGTGGAAAAGGCGGAGTAGGGAAGTCGAATTTTTCGTTAAATTTCGCCATCGCTTTAGCGAAAAAGGGAAAAAGAGTTCTTCTGTTTGATATGGACATTGGTATGGGGAATATTGATATTTTAATTGGCAGGCATTCGACATACAGCATTGTTGATTTTTTTGATCGAGGCCTTTCACTAGTCGATATTATGACAGCGGGACCGGAACAAATCTCAATTATTACAGGCGGTACAGGCTTAACGAATTTATTTTCACTTAGTGAAGTAAATTTTTCAAGGTTTATGGAAGAATTTAATGAATTATTGAATCAGTATGATTACATTTTGTTTGATATGGGTGCTGGAATTACGGAGGACTCAGTTAAGTTTCTTTTATGTGTGGATGAGTTAATCGTCATTTGTACACCAGAGCCGACAGCGGTTATGGATGCATACTCCGTTATGAAGTATTTACATTCTGTTAACCCAGAACTGCCATTTCTGCTCGTTTGCAATCGCGTATTGACGATAAAAGAGGGACAGGAGACGATTACGCGTATTCAAAATGCACTGCGAAAGTTTTTGCGAAAAGAAGCAATTGTGTTAGGATGTCTCCCAGAGAATCGGACGGTATCAAATGCTGTATCAAGGCAAGTCCCTTTTATCGAGTACGATTCAGGATCCGATGTTTCAAAAGCTTTAATGAATCTTGTCTTCAGATATAACAATCATTCTTTTAACGAAGAGTGGACGTTGCCCAAAAGTAACTTTCTTCAAAATATGAAGCGATATTTTCTTGGAAGGTAG
- the fliR gene encoding flagellar biosynthetic protein FliR: MAEILPYFPAFLLIFVRVTTFFVVLPIFSHRSLPMMHRIGFGFFLAWIMYYTIEAPVLEIDLTYYFLILKEVLVGLFIGFVAYMMMSAIQIAGGFIDFQMGFAMANVIDPQTGAQSPLMGQYLYTIALLFLLSTNGHHLLLDGIFYSYQFIPIDQVYVPFGNESIIEYLAKAFSQSFVIALQMSIPVVGSVFLVDVALGILARTVPQLNVFVVGIPVKIVAGFVVLFVVIGAMMHVVTNLFELILVAMRNLMELIGGR; encoded by the coding sequence ATGGCAGAAATTCTACCCTATTTTCCAGCCTTTTTATTAATTTTTGTTCGTGTAACTACCTTTTTTGTTGTCCTGCCAATCTTCTCGCATCGATCGCTTCCGATGATGCATCGAATCGGATTTGGTTTTTTCCTTGCTTGGATTATGTATTACACGATTGAAGCTCCTGTATTGGAGATAGATTTGACTTATTACTTTTTGATTTTGAAAGAAGTGCTCGTCGGGTTGTTTATTGGCTTTGTCGCGTATATGATGATGTCAGCGATTCAAATTGCTGGGGGATTTATTGACTTTCAAATGGGGTTTGCGATGGCAAATGTTATTGACCCGCAAACAGGAGCACAAAGTCCACTAATGGGACAATATTTATATACCATTGCTTTATTGTTTTTATTAAGTACGAATGGTCATCATTTGTTGCTTGACGGTATTTTTTACAGCTATCAATTTATTCCGATTGATCAAGTATATGTACCATTTGGAAATGAATCCATTATTGAATATTTAGCAAAGGCGTTTAGCCAATCCTTTGTTATTGCTTTGCAAATGTCGATTCCTGTTGTAGGAAGTGTTTTTTTAGTGGATGTGGCACTTGGAATTTTGGCACGTACAGTTCCACAGCTTAATGTATTTGTTGTCGGGATTCCAGTCAAAATTGTGGCGGGTTTTGTCGTACTTTTTGTTGTCATTGGAGCGATGATGCATGTTGTCACTAATTTATTTGAACTGATACTTGTTGCCATGCGAAATTTGATGGAACTGATCGGAGGCAGATAA
- the fliL gene encoding flagellar basal body-associated protein FliL has product MKNKVLTIMLIMLVAISLLGILVVVVINKMNDTGVANGEPSIDEIVEASVEIPEITTNLAGNDYIKISFTIQTDGKKAKEELEKRNFQAKNIIITELSEVKTSELAGKAGKEKLQEVIKKELNELMQEGQVEQVYITSSILQ; this is encoded by the coding sequence ATGAAGAATAAAGTGTTAACGATTATGCTGATTATGCTTGTTGCTATTTCGCTGTTAGGTATATTGGTAGTTGTGGTGATTAATAAGATGAATGATACGGGTGTCGCAAATGGAGAACCATCCATTGATGAAATTGTGGAGGCGTCTGTTGAAATTCCAGAGATTACTACAAATCTTGCTGGCAATGACTATATTAAAATTTCGTTTACCATTCAAACCGATGGAAAAAAAGCAAAAGAAGAGTTAGAAAAGCGAAATTTCCAAGCGAAGAATATTATTATTACGGAATTGTCAGAAGTAAAGACAAGTGAACTAGCTGGGAAAGCAGGGAAAGAAAAGCTACAGGAAGTCATTAAGAAGGAGTTAAATGAATTAATGCAAGAAGGACAAGTTGAACAGGTGTATATCACCTCCTCAATCCTTCAATAA
- a CDS encoding response regulator — protein sequence MAHKILIVDDAAFMRMMIKDILVKNGFEIVGEAADGAQAVQLFQDTQPDLVTMDITMPEMDGITALKEIKKVNPQAKVIMCSAMGQQAMVIDAIQAGAKDFIVKPFQADRVLEAINKALS from the coding sequence ATGGCACATAAAATTTTAATTGTTGATGATGCAGCATTTATGAGAATGATGATTAAGGATATTCTTGTGAAAAATGGATTTGAAATTGTTGGGGAAGCAGCTGATGGAGCACAAGCGGTACAACTGTTTCAAGACACACAGCCAGATTTAGTAACAATGGATATTACAATGCCAGAAATGGATGGTATTACAGCGCTTAAAGAAATTAAAAAAGTTAATCCGCAAGCCAAAGTAATCATGTGTTCGGCAATGGGACAGCAAGCGATGGTTATTGATGCGATTCAAGCGGGGGCAAAAGATTTTATCGTCAAGCCATTTCAGGCAGATCGCGTGTTAGAAGCCATTAATAAAGCATTAAGCTAA
- the fliM gene encoding flagellar motor switch protein FliM, whose translation MSGEILSQSEIDALLSALSTGEMDAEELKKEEVEKRVKAYDFKRALRFSKDQIRSLTRIHENFARLLTTYFSAQLRTYIHIAVASVDQLPYEEFVRSIPKMTILNVYEVPPLDGHIILEVNPNIAYAMMDRVLGGRGESVNKVDNLTEIETKIMTSLFEKAFENLQEAWSTIVDIDPIMTDFEVNPQFLQLVSPNDTVIVISLNIQVGDTTGMINMCIPHVVLEPIIPNLSAHYWMQTSQKERSPEEMAMLEKRITHSEMIVAAELGETSITIHDFLQLDVGDVIELNQLIEAPLTVKIGDVPKFYGQPGKVGKKLAIQILDILKGGDEDGK comes from the coding sequence TTGTCTGGTGAAATATTATCACAAAGTGAAATTGATGCTTTGCTTTCAGCGCTTTCTACAGGAGAAATGGATGCTGAGGAGCTGAAAAAAGAAGAAGTTGAGAAAAGAGTGAAAGCGTACGACTTTAAACGAGCGCTTCGCTTCTCAAAAGACCAAATTCGAAGTTTAACGCGAATTCATGAAAATTTCGCGCGATTACTGACGACGTACTTTTCAGCACAGCTTCGAACGTATATTCATATAGCAGTGGCGTCTGTTGACCAACTCCCTTATGAAGAATTTGTTCGTTCGATTCCGAAAATGACGATTTTAAATGTCTATGAAGTGCCGCCGTTAGACGGGCATATTATTCTGGAAGTCAACCCGAATATTGCTTATGCGATGATGGATCGCGTGCTTGGCGGGCGAGGCGAAAGCGTGAATAAGGTCGACAATTTAACGGAAATTGAAACGAAAATTATGACGAGTTTATTTGAAAAGGCATTTGAGAATTTGCAGGAAGCATGGTCTACAATCGTTGATATTGATCCGATCATGACAGACTTTGAAGTGAATCCTCAGTTTTTACAACTTGTCTCACCTAATGATACAGTGATTGTTATTTCGTTAAATATTCAAGTAGGGGATACAACGGGCATGATTAATATGTGTATTCCGCATGTTGTATTAGAGCCGATTATACCGAATTTATCGGCGCATTATTGGATGCAGACTTCACAAAAAGAACGAAGTCCAGAAGAAATGGCGATGCTTGAAAAAAGAATTACGCATTCGGAGATGATTGTTGCTGCGGAATTAGGAGAAACGAGCATTACCATTCATGATTTTCTACAACTAGATGTTGGCGATGTGATTGAGTTAAATCAACTAATTGAGGCACCTTTAACTGTGAAGATCGGGGATGTTCCGAAATTCTACGGACAACCAGGTAAGGTAGGCAAAAAGCTAGCCATTCAGATTCTTGATATTTTGAAGGGGGGAGACGAAGATGGTAAGTGA
- the flhA gene encoding flagellar biosynthesis protein FlhA, with protein MKARDLVVLISVIMIVVMLIIPLPTWLLSILLLINISLALSVLLITMNIKEPLEFSVFPTLLLLLTLFRLGLNVSTTRAILTHGDAGGVVETFGSFVVGGNVLVGLVVFIILVIINFIVITKGSERVSEVAARFTLDAMPGKQMSIDADLNAGMISEAEARVRREKISSEADFYGSMDGASKFVKGDAIAGIIIVIINLIFGIMIGMLQLGYSFGDAAAHFSMLTIGDGIVSQVPALLISTATGIVVTRAASNGNLSTDITSQLFQYPKMLYVTAGTMFCLGLFTPISNLFTIPIAAALAIGAYMMAKAPKQDKEDLQELEEEIETDEMKSPESVVNLLSVDPIEFEFGYGLIPLADTNQGGDLLDRVVMIRRQLAIEMGLVIPVVRIRDNIQLNPNEYRLKIKGNEMARGELLLNHYLAMSPGIEDDSIEGIDTVEPSFGLPAKWIAEDMKEHAEMMGYTVVDPPSVVSTHLTEIIKANAHELLGRQETKQLIEHLRETAPILVEEVTPSPLAIGEVQKVLAKLLKEKVSIRNLPIIFETLADYGKMSSDTDLLTEYVRQNLARQITNTLVGGEQRLQVITVSGKVEKIIADAVQQTEHGNYLSLDPNNSQLILETLAAKLEELALMEQQPIVLCSPAVRMYVRQLTERYFPNVPIISYNELEASVEVQSVGVVDVA; from the coding sequence ATGAAAGCGCGAGATTTAGTTGTTCTTATATCGGTTATCATGATTGTAGTCATGTTAATTATTCCTTTACCAACATGGTTGTTAAGTATTTTATTATTAATAAATATTTCTCTTGCGTTGTCGGTTCTTCTTATTACGATGAATATTAAAGAACCGCTAGAGTTTTCCGTTTTTCCGACTCTACTTTTATTGTTGACGTTGTTTCGATTAGGACTGAATGTTTCTACAACTCGTGCAATTTTAACGCATGGTGATGCAGGTGGGGTTGTAGAAACATTTGGATCGTTCGTTGTGGGTGGAAATGTGCTTGTCGGTTTAGTCGTCTTTATTATTTTAGTCATCATTAACTTTATCGTTATTACAAAAGGTTCGGAGCGTGTTTCAGAAGTAGCTGCTCGCTTTACATTGGATGCAATGCCTGGTAAGCAAATGTCAATTGATGCAGATTTAAATGCTGGAATGATTTCAGAAGCAGAAGCACGTGTAAGACGTGAAAAAATTAGTAGTGAAGCAGACTTTTATGGTTCCATGGACGGTGCGAGTAAATTCGTTAAAGGAGATGCCATTGCTGGAATTATTATCGTCATTATCAACTTAATCTTTGGGATTATGATTGGGATGTTGCAGTTAGGGTATTCGTTTGGCGATGCAGCGGCACATTTTTCAATGTTAACGATCGGGGACGGAATTGTTAGCCAAGTTCCGGCTTTATTAATTTCAACAGCAACGGGGATTGTTGTGACACGGGCTGCGTCTAATGGTAATTTAAGTACCGATATCACATCACAGTTGTTTCAATATCCGAAAATGTTGTATGTCACAGCTGGTACTATGTTTTGTTTAGGTTTATTTACACCTATTTCGAATCTGTTTACGATTCCAATTGCTGCTGCGCTAGCAATTGGAGCTTATATGATGGCAAAGGCGCCGAAACAAGATAAAGAGGATTTACAAGAGCTTGAAGAAGAAATAGAAACCGATGAAATGAAAAGTCCAGAGAGCGTTGTCAATTTATTAAGCGTCGATCCAATCGAATTTGAATTTGGATATGGATTAATCCCGCTCGCCGATACAAATCAAGGTGGGGATTTATTAGATCGAGTCGTGATGATTCGTCGGCAGCTTGCCATTGAAATGGGACTTGTCATTCCTGTTGTGCGGATTCGCGATAATATTCAATTAAACCCAAATGAATATCGCTTGAAAATTAAAGGAAATGAGATGGCAAGGGGCGAGCTTCTGTTAAATCATTACTTAGCGATGAGCCCGGGGATTGAAGATGATTCGATTGAAGGGATTGATACAGTGGAACCTTCCTTTGGGTTGCCGGCTAAATGGATCGCGGAAGACATGAAAGAACATGCGGAAATGATGGGGTATACCGTTGTTGATCCACCGAGCGTTGTATCCACTCATTTAACAGAAATTATTAAAGCTAATGCTCATGAGTTACTTGGCCGTCAAGAGACGAAACAGTTAATTGAGCATTTGCGTGAAACGGCACCAATCCTCGTCGAAGAAGTGACACCAAGTCCGCTGGCGATTGGTGAGGTTCAGAAAGTGTTAGCTAAATTATTAAAAGAAAAAGTATCTATTCGAAATTTACCTATTATCTTTGAAACACTTGCGGATTATGGGAAAATGTCGTCTGATACGGACCTGCTCACCGAATATGTACGTCAAAACTTAGCAAGACAGATTACGAATACGTTAGTTGGGGGAGAACAGCGCCTTCAGGTTATTACTGTATCTGGAAAGGTAGAGAAAATCATTGCCGATGCTGTTCAACAAACGGAGCATGGAAACTATTTATCGTTAGACCCAAATAACTCTCAACTTATTTTAGAAACGCTTGCAGCTAAACTAGAAGAGTTAGCTTTAATGGAGCAGCAACCTATTGTACTTTGTTCACCAGCTGTTCGGATGTATGTGCGCCAATTAACAGAGCGTTATTTCCCGAATGTGCCGATTATTTCCTATAATGAGTTGGAAGCTAGCGTTGAAGTACAAAGTGTAGGGGTGGTGGATGTAGCGTGA
- the flhF gene encoding flagellar biosynthesis protein FlhF, with protein sequence MKVKKYTAESVTEAMKFVREELGTDAVILSSKPIYIGGFLGLFKKRRIEVVAAIDSTAESNQMVVKQKPKKVKPSSVLEQLPKPVSSEPIKKDLETPTSDLLKEIADLKGMIEGLRSTGMADTHYPELLESAHAVLVKQEIAASIRTQVMDVLVAKWRAVKHEVTQEEVRDWLKSALAEQIEWISKEELAFQKKYINVVGPTGVGKTTTLAKVAAQTVLKERKKVAFITTDTYRIAAIDQLKTYAKILNVPIEVAYNLDDFKRAAERFAHYDLVFIDTAGRNFRNAQYVKDLGDIIDFTEEMETYLVLSLTSKQRDMEDIYRQFSTIPLKHIIFTKADETATYGAMINMMQQCQLAPAYITNGQNVPDDLMKATPVNILNLLFGVKDDERSS encoded by the coding sequence GTGAAGGTAAAGAAGTATACAGCGGAATCGGTAACGGAAGCGATGAAATTTGTTCGTGAAGAATTAGGTACAGATGCGGTTATTTTAAGCTCGAAACCGATATATATTGGCGGATTTTTAGGTTTGTTTAAAAAACGGCGTATTGAAGTTGTAGCGGCTATCGATTCAACAGCAGAATCCAATCAGATGGTTGTCAAGCAAAAACCAAAGAAAGTAAAGCCGTCATCTGTACTTGAGCAATTGCCGAAGCCAGTTTCAAGTGAACCTATAAAGAAAGACCTAGAAACACCGACCTCTGATTTGTTAAAAGAAATTGCTGATTTAAAAGGAATGATTGAGGGATTACGTTCTACAGGAATGGCGGATACTCATTATCCAGAGTTGTTAGAGTCGGCTCATGCTGTTTTAGTGAAGCAAGAAATTGCTGCATCGATTCGTACACAAGTAATGGATGTTTTAGTTGCGAAGTGGCGTGCGGTGAAACATGAGGTCACACAAGAAGAAGTGCGGGATTGGCTAAAATCCGCTTTGGCTGAGCAAATTGAATGGATTTCCAAAGAAGAGCTAGCTTTTCAAAAGAAATATATTAATGTTGTCGGTCCAACCGGAGTAGGTAAGACGACAACGCTTGCTAAAGTTGCCGCTCAAACGGTATTAAAAGAGCGTAAGAAGGTGGCCTTTATTACGACGGACACCTACCGAATTGCGGCGATTGATCAATTGAAAACTTATGCAAAAATTTTAAATGTGCCGATAGAGGTGGCTTATAATTTAGACGATTTTAAACGAGCAGCCGAGCGTTTTGCACACTATGATTTAGTATTTATTGATACGGCAGGAAGGAATTTTCGAAATGCTCAATATGTAAAGGATTTAGGGGACATTATTGATTTTACAGAGGAGATGGAAACGTATCTTGTGCTCAGCTTAACGTCTAAGCAAAGAGATATGGAAGATATTTATCGTCAATTTTCTACAATCCCATTGAAACATATTATTTTTACGAAAGCGGATGAAACAGCGACATATGGAGCAATGATTAATATGATGCAACAATGTCAATTAGCGCCTGCGTATATTACAAATGGGCAAAATGTACCGGATGATTTGATGAAGGCCACCCCTGTTAATATATTGAACTTACTATTTGGAGTTAAAGATGATGAAAGATCAAGCTGA
- the fliO gene encoding flagellar biosynthetic protein FliO produces the protein MFSVKKLCQVLFALGIVCFFQTMPVHAENLDQSVKDMYEQPESSKAKNAVKDDSTTEEKAASSSGVGLSFSDFFRMIFAMLFVVALLYIVLRFISKKSKTYQQANFIENLGGTNLGNNRSIQIVKVGERVLLVGVGENIQLLTEIEDEEERRQLLEAYNQKYEQMMQPTDFVMKLKKKWTKSAVSRESFSSELKNQLDEMKQSRKQLMDKLDQKGRDDK, from the coding sequence TTGTTTTCTGTAAAAAAATTATGTCAAGTTTTGTTCGCCCTTGGCATTGTTTGTTTTTTTCAAACAATGCCCGTTCATGCAGAAAACCTTGATCAATCAGTGAAGGATATGTATGAGCAGCCTGAATCATCCAAAGCAAAAAATGCTGTGAAAGATGATTCAACAACCGAAGAGAAAGCTGCATCCTCTAGCGGTGTCGGGCTTTCTTTCTCGGACTTTTTCCGGATGATATTTGCGATGCTTTTTGTTGTAGCTTTGCTTTATATTGTTCTTCGGTTCATTAGTAAAAAGTCAAAGACGTATCAACAAGCCAATTTTATCGAAAATCTAGGTGGAACAAACTTAGGCAATAATCGCTCTATTCAAATTGTGAAAGTGGGAGAGCGCGTGCTCCTTGTCGGAGTCGGCGAAAATATTCAACTGTTAACAGAAATTGAAGATGAAGAAGAACGTCGACAATTACTAGAAGCCTATAATCAAAAATATGAACAAATGATGCAGCCCACTGATTTTGTAATGAAGTTAAAAAAGAAATGGACAAAATCAGCGGTGAGCCGGGAGTCATTTTCAAGTGAATTAAAAAATCAGTTAGATGAAATGAAACAAAGTCGAAAGCAGCTAATGGATAAGCTTGATCAGAAAGGAAGAGACGATAAATGA